A window from Aliamphritea hakodatensis encodes these proteins:
- a CDS encoding cytochrome ubiquinol oxidase subunit I: MLELATDPGVSSLMLSRIQFAANISFHILFPTINIALCWMLLFFKVRYATTGDDNWLRVYRFWVRIFALTFALGVVTGVTMSFQFGTNWPGFMETVGNIAGPLLGYEVLTAFFLEATFLPIMLFGIERVSDRTHTIATALVTLGTSTSAFWILSLDSWMQTPAGFEMRDGVAYVTDWWEVIFNPSMPYRLTHMLLASGLTAAFFVAGISAYRIYKGDPKHSAKLALKFAIITAAILAPLQIIVGDFHGLNTLKYQPAKVAAMEGIWETEKGAPLLLFAIPDEETRSNKYEIAIPNLASIILTHEMDGELQGVNDFPDAAPPVAPIFFSFRVMVGTGVLMLLTAGFGCWYFVRKNQYPPWLLKATIAMTFSGWVATLAGWYVTEIGRQPFLVSGVLRTADAATQIPSGNIALSLAMYLSIYFLLLVAYISTLFVMANRAIRLEVNNLHVSDMQTDPAAVNGGISEKQFNLEKQA, from the coding sequence ATGCTAGAGTTAGCCACTGACCCCGGGGTCAGCAGCCTGATGCTGTCGCGCATTCAGTTTGCCGCCAACATCAGTTTTCACATTCTATTCCCAACCATCAACATTGCCCTGTGCTGGATGCTCCTGTTCTTCAAGGTGCGCTACGCCACCACCGGTGATGATAACTGGTTACGGGTTTACCGTTTCTGGGTGCGGATTTTTGCCCTTACTTTCGCGCTGGGTGTCGTGACCGGCGTGACCATGTCTTTTCAGTTCGGCACCAACTGGCCCGGTTTCATGGAGACCGTCGGCAACATCGCCGGTCCGCTGTTAGGCTATGAGGTTCTGACGGCCTTCTTCCTGGAAGCCACCTTCCTGCCCATCATGCTGTTTGGTATCGAACGGGTATCTGACCGTACCCACACCATTGCAACTGCTCTGGTGACACTGGGCACCAGTACCTCGGCATTCTGGATTCTGTCACTGGATTCATGGATGCAGACCCCGGCAGGATTTGAGATGCGCGACGGCGTTGCCTATGTGACCGACTGGTGGGAAGTCATTTTCAATCCATCGATGCCATACCGCCTCACCCACATGTTGCTGGCATCCGGCCTGACGGCAGCCTTCTTTGTTGCCGGTATTTCTGCCTACCGGATTTACAAGGGTGACCCGAAACATTCGGCAAAACTGGCGCTTAAATTTGCCATTATTACCGCGGCTATTCTGGCACCGTTGCAGATCATTGTGGGTGACTTCCACGGTCTGAATACGCTGAAGTATCAGCCGGCCAAAGTCGCTGCAATGGAAGGCATCTGGGAGACCGAAAAAGGCGCCCCCCTGCTGCTGTTTGCCATTCCGGACGAAGAAACCCGCTCCAATAAATATGAGATCGCCATCCCTAATCTGGCCAGTATCATTCTGACCCATGAAATGGACGGTGAACTGCAGGGCGTTAACGACTTCCCGGATGCTGCACCGCCTGTCGCCCCGATTTTCTTCAGCTTCAGAGTCATGGTAGGCACCGGTGTACTGATGCTGCTGACCGCCGGATTCGGCTGCTGGTATTTTGTCCGCAAAAATCAGTATCCACCCTGGCTGCTCAAAGCCACCATCGCCATGACTTTTTCCGGCTGGGTGGCAACACTGGCAGGCTGGTATGTCACTGAAATTGGCCGCCAGCCCTTCCTGGTTAGCGGCGTACTGCGTACCGCCGATGCCGCCACGCAGATACCGTCCGGCAATATCGCGCTGTCACTGGCCATGTATCTGTCTATCTATTTCCTGTTACTGGTTGCCTACATCAGTACTCTGTTCGTTATGGCGAACCGGGCAATCCGTCTGGAGGTGAATAACCTGCATGTATCTGATATGCAAACCGACCCGGCAGCAGTAAACGGTGGTATCTCTGAAAAGCAATTTAATCTGGAGAAGCAGGCATGA
- a CDS encoding GbsR/MarR family transcriptional regulator: protein MKLSPLSQSLVLHFGEMGSRWGLNRTLGQMYAVIVLTEAPLNADQISEALQISRSNVSMGLKELKSWNLIKLQHIPGDRKEYFTAPEDVWDIAKTLLVERRKRELDPTLTSLRDALLQEPSSSEDEYAQQRIREMHDLMEMISSWSGELENMSSGKLATLLTLGSGLSKILEAKDRLLNK, encoded by the coding sequence ATGAAATTATCGCCACTCAGCCAGTCACTGGTTCTTCACTTCGGTGAAATGGGTTCCCGCTGGGGCCTTAACCGCACACTGGGTCAGATGTATGCCGTTATCGTATTAACCGAAGCGCCGCTCAACGCCGACCAGATCAGTGAAGCCCTGCAGATCAGCCGCTCCAATGTCAGCATGGGGCTGAAAGAACTTAAATCCTGGAACCTCATTAAGCTGCAGCACATTCCCGGCGATCGTAAGGAATATTTCACCGCCCCGGAAGATGTCTGGGACATTGCCAAAACCCTTCTGGTTGAGCGTCGTAAGCGCGAGCTCGATCCTACCCTGACTTCATTACGCGATGCCCTGCTGCAGGAGCCGTCTTCCTCTGAAGACGAATATGCCCAGCAACGGATTCGTGAAATGCATGACCTCATGGAAATGATTTCCAGCTGGTCGGGCGAACTGGAAAACATGTCTTCCGGCAAGCTGGCCACCCTGCTGACCCTGGGCTCCGGGTTAAGCAAGATCCTTGAGGCCAAAGACCGACTCCTAAATAAATAA
- a CDS encoding VOC family protein has translation MGNSNERSVNLYGIRVFVDDWPLACDFYEHKLGLKAEYKSVEFSWAEYATGAAKLCVEGYSDEETTTGDHPDESAALLVGRFLGVILQVEDIEASYADLCAKGVIFTSPPEKQPWGGSLAHFKDPSGNILTLMSEQAQ, from the coding sequence ATGGGCAACAGTAATGAGCGATCAGTTAATCTTTATGGCATAAGAGTCTTTGTTGATGACTGGCCACTGGCCTGTGACTTTTACGAGCATAAACTGGGCTTAAAAGCAGAATACAAGAGTGTTGAATTCAGCTGGGCTGAGTATGCGACCGGGGCTGCCAAACTCTGCGTCGAAGGTTACAGCGATGAAGAGACCACCACGGGAGATCATCCGGATGAATCTGCTGCCCTGTTGGTAGGGCGTTTTTTAGGGGTGATCCTCCAGGTTGAGGATATCGAGGCCAGTTATGCGGACTTATGTGCGAAAGGGGTGATATTTACCTCGCCCCCGGAAAAACAGCCCTGGGGCGGAAGTCTTGCACACTTTAAAGACCCAAGTGGTAATATTCTCACTCTGATGAGTGAACAGGCTCAGTAA
- a CDS encoding pseudouridine synthase, translating to MRLDRFIQRNTLHGKQACRELIAAGRVQVGGEVCRDLHREIDPFTTVRLGDELLQQRQARYLMLHKPAGVVSSTEHDEHPTVLDLLPEGLRGDLHLAGRLDLKTTGLMLLTNDGGWSRKVTQPEEKIPKVYRVQTKDPVAPETAEVFTRGIYFATEDITTLPAQLETIDSHTSRLTLYEGRYHQVKRMFGHLRNEVVGLHREQVGQLSLGDLKPGQYRELSAAERLHIFARGEIHSDS from the coding sequence ATGCGTCTTGACCGTTTTATACAACGTAACACCCTGCACGGTAAGCAGGCTTGCCGTGAATTAATCGCCGCCGGACGGGTGCAGGTTGGCGGAGAAGTATGCCGGGATCTGCACCGGGAGATTGATCCGTTTACTACCGTCAGGCTCGGTGATGAACTGCTACAACAGCGTCAGGCCCGCTATCTGATGCTGCATAAGCCTGCCGGCGTTGTCAGTTCTACGGAGCATGATGAGCATCCAACGGTTCTGGACCTGTTACCGGAGGGGCTCCGGGGCGATCTGCATCTGGCAGGGCGGCTGGATCTGAAAACCACTGGTCTGATGTTGCTGACCAATGACGGTGGCTGGTCCCGTAAGGTGACCCAGCCGGAAGAAAAGATCCCCAAAGTCTATCGGGTACAAACCAAAGACCCGGTGGCGCCGGAGACAGCTGAGGTCTTTACCCGGGGCATTTATTTTGCCACGGAAGATATAACGACCTTACCGGCGCAACTGGAAACCATCGACAGCCATACCTCACGTCTGACCCTTTACGAAGGGCGTTACCATCAGGTTAAGCGAATGTTCGGGCATCTGCGCAACGAAGTGGTGGGGTTGCACCGGGAACAGGTCGGCCAGTTGAGCCTGGGGGATCTGAAACCCGGGCAGTACCGGGAGCTGAGTGCTGCAGAAAGGCTGCATATATTTGCCCGCGGGGAGATTCACAGTGATTCGTAA
- a CDS encoding GNAT family N-acetyltransferase produces MIRNATPDDAGAIHLLTSDLGYSTSPETVSHQLEYLLSSEAQKVQVFEHLEQPAGWIQFGKTFRVGSEPFVEITGLVVSKRFRRLGIATALVNQAMTYAASENMKLRVRCNSQRADAHRFYRSLGFIVNKEQTVFELS; encoded by the coding sequence GTGATTCGTAATGCAACCCCTGATGATGCCGGAGCAATCCATTTGCTGACATCTGATCTTGGTTATTCCACATCACCTGAGACGGTCAGCCATCAGTTGGAATACCTGCTCAGCAGTGAAGCGCAGAAGGTGCAGGTATTTGAACACCTTGAACAGCCGGCGGGCTGGATCCAGTTCGGTAAAACCTTTCGGGTCGGCAGCGAGCCCTTTGTTGAGATTACCGGGCTGGTGGTCAGCAAACGCTTCAGGCGTTTAGGCATCGCCACAGCGTTGGTGAATCAGGCAATGACTTACGCCGCGTCTGAGAATATGAAACTGAGGGTGCGCTGTAACAGCCAGCGGGCCGACGCCCACCGGTTTTACCGGTCGCTGGGGTTTATCGTGAATAAAGAGCAGACGGTGTTTGAACTCAGTTAG
- a CDS encoding VOC family protein produces the protein MQYKSAILGGIMLTMASISSGGTPTLKNSQIYMATLHTQQYETMFNFYADTLQLPVLSENEGFAEFSVNGLRLSLASYQTLDGFLDSPDLQLTRQGTGVGVGFKLKSQKEVDELYQQMKLQNVEFIAPPTAQPWGEYTTFFRDPDGNIHEIVADLPN, from the coding sequence ATGCAATACAAATCTGCAATATTGGGAGGCATTATGCTGACAATGGCATCGATATCTTCGGGCGGCACACCCACCCTTAAAAACAGCCAGATTTATATGGCAACCCTGCATACTCAGCAATATGAGACGATGTTCAACTTCTATGCGGATACCCTGCAGCTTCCGGTTCTCTCTGAAAACGAAGGCTTCGCAGAATTCTCTGTCAATGGATTACGGCTGAGCCTTGCGAGTTATCAGACACTGGACGGCTTTCTCGACAGCCCGGATCTGCAACTGACCCGTCAGGGAACCGGCGTGGGTGTTGGATTTAAACTGAAGAGCCAGAAAGAAGTTGATGAACTGTATCAGCAAATGAAATTACAAAACGTTGAGTTTATTGCCCCGCCAACGGCACAACCCTGGGGTGAATATACAACCTTCTTTCGCGATCCTGACGGGAACATTCACGAAATAGTTGCTGACTTGCCTAACTGA
- a CDS encoding TetR/AcrR family transcriptional regulator has product MNKQQKATLREAKILYSAREICRDSGIHKLRMPDLARQSDTSTGSLYRHYERREDVITSLARQALDFRISKLSEYCSRLTDPAERLNALLILDFLFNVAHPEAFHSEITCDNPDWWDDVSPQLKDSYQRSATTIAATVQKYVREALPDGDEQGIHLISTGIWSLITGISNVWLVQHHGRENLLSKASDFFTPHLQAFMQGYCPELQLHASELTTLSEAIITNRAEWLWPHIQPTI; this is encoded by the coding sequence ATGAACAAACAACAAAAAGCAACCCTTCGCGAAGCCAAAATACTGTACTCAGCCCGTGAAATTTGTCGGGACTCCGGGATACATAAATTGCGAATGCCGGACCTTGCCCGTCAGTCAGACACATCAACCGGTTCACTGTACCGCCATTATGAGCGCCGCGAAGACGTCATCACCTCGCTTGCCCGTCAGGCGCTCGATTTTCGTATCAGCAAACTTTCAGAATACTGTAGCCGCCTTACTGATCCCGCAGAGCGACTGAATGCCCTGCTCATTCTGGATTTCCTGTTCAATGTTGCCCATCCGGAAGCATTCCACAGCGAGATAACCTGTGACAATCCGGATTGGTGGGATGATGTATCACCTCAACTCAAAGACAGTTATCAGCGTTCAGCAACCACCATTGCTGCCACCGTACAGAAATATGTACGTGAGGCGCTTCCCGACGGCGATGAACAAGGTATTCACCTCATATCAACGGGTATCTGGAGCCTGATAACAGGTATTTCGAACGTTTGGCTGGTTCAGCATCACGGTCGCGAGAACCTGCTCAGCAAAGCCAGTGACTTTTTCACTCCGCACTTACAAGCCTTTATGCAGGGATACTGCCCTGAACTGCAGCTTCACGCGTCTGAGTTAACTACGCTCAGCGAAGCGATTATTACTAACCGGGCGGAATGGCTGTGGCCACACATCCAACCGACCATCTGA
- a CDS encoding DUF1330 domain-containing protein, translating to MYEMLMAMNITDDEMYSVYRRAMTPVLHAHGGSFGYDCKVSEVLISETPEPFNRVFTIRFPDTETKDAFFSHPDYLQIKAEYFSRSVADVTMIADYQK from the coding sequence ATGTATGAAATGCTGATGGCGATGAATATCACCGACGATGAAATGTACAGTGTGTACCGGCGGGCGATGACACCTGTATTACACGCCCATGGCGGCAGTTTCGGATACGATTGCAAGGTGTCAGAGGTACTGATCAGTGAAACACCGGAGCCTTTCAACCGGGTGTTTACCATCCGCTTTCCTGATACAGAGACTAAAGATGCGTTCTTCAGTCATCCTGATTATCTGCAGATCAAAGCTGAATATTTCAGCCGTTCAGTAGCAGATGTCACCATGATCGCTGATTATCAGAAGTAA
- a CDS encoding DJ-1/PfpI family protein gives MKSTLRMACLLIISCLSVSQPVFAADKKIGILVFDGVLTSDITAPLEVFGVASRQTWFSDYTPVVIAVKDTDSITTEEGLTLNTDSWIGANPEVDVLIVPSSYDMEPLLDDPKLISYIRHTARSAEWMASNCSGSFLLGEAGLLDGKKATTWAGGEADLQDSYPKVDVQFDSNVVVDGRVITSNGSLVSYQAALILLSKLTSQAKAEEVAETIQYSRFSDKVYF, from the coding sequence ATGAAATCCACATTACGTATGGCATGTTTACTGATTATCAGCTGCCTGAGCGTTAGCCAGCCGGTTTTCGCCGCAGACAAGAAAATCGGCATACTGGTGTTTGACGGTGTCCTGACATCTGATATTACCGCCCCGCTGGAAGTCTTCGGCGTCGCCAGCCGCCAAACCTGGTTCAGCGACTACACGCCGGTGGTAATCGCTGTAAAAGATACCGACAGCATCACCACTGAAGAAGGTCTGACCCTGAATACCGACAGCTGGATCGGTGCTAACCCCGAAGTAGATGTGCTGATTGTGCCCTCCAGCTATGACATGGAGCCCTTGCTGGATGACCCAAAGCTGATCAGTTATATCCGCCACACGGCCCGGTCAGCTGAATGGATGGCCAGTAACTGTTCAGGGTCATTCCTGTTAGGCGAAGCAGGACTGCTTGATGGCAAAAAAGCCACCACCTGGGCGGGCGGCGAAGCCGACCTTCAGGATAGCTACCCAAAGGTGGACGTGCAGTTTGACAGCAATGTGGTGGTCGATGGCCGGGTCATTACCTCAAATGGCAGCCTGGTCAGCTATCAGGCTGCACTGATACTGCTAAGCAAGCTGACCTCCCAGGCCAAGGCTGAAGAAGTGGCTGAAACCATACAGTACAGCCGTTTTTCCGATAAAGTATATTTCTGA
- a CDS encoding carboxymuconolactone decarboxylase family protein: MSTRLNIQQQAPDAFKAMLDLEAAVAQCNIPNGLRALIKMRASVINNCRYCLEMHTPWAQEQGFSEAKITAIQSWSASSLFNPQEQAVLALTDEVTQIHLKGLKTTTYLDALEQLGEPLLASCIMQISVINGWNRIAIATGMEH; the protein is encoded by the coding sequence ATGAGTACCCGTCTGAACATACAGCAACAGGCCCCTGACGCTTTCAAAGCAATGCTTGATCTTGAGGCCGCGGTCGCACAATGCAACATTCCCAACGGCCTGCGGGCTCTGATCAAAATGCGGGCATCGGTGATAAACAACTGTCGCTACTGTCTGGAGATGCATACACCATGGGCACAGGAACAGGGCTTCAGCGAAGCAAAGATCACCGCCATTCAGTCCTGGTCTGCCTCATCCCTGTTTAACCCGCAGGAACAGGCTGTGCTGGCACTGACGGATGAAGTCACTCAGATACACCTCAAAGGCCTTAAAACCACCACCTATCTGGATGCACTGGAGCAGCTGGGTGAACCGCTGCTGGCCAGCTGTATTATGCAAATCAGCGTCATCAATGGCTGGAACCGCATCGCAATCGCAACCGGCATGGAACACTGA
- a CDS encoding LysR family transcriptional regulator has translation MDKFNSLKMFLAAHDHGSFGAAANALGTDPSTISKSITRLEETLEYQLFYRSTRKLQITEAGRTYLETVRRVLAELDTCENRLISDNETPSGTLRLNLPVSYGRSNILPLLPAFCRQYPDIKLHVTFSDEYVDIIEQGIDISIRSGTVADSRLVMQKLSPMDFLIVAAPDYLKANPVSGMDQLAEHRWIRFKFKQTGKLMPMLLGNGDRVPPALESCSDYVVDDGKALVDLSAAGLGLMQAPHFVLRKALEEGRLVTLFPATEAEGFSVCMLYPKRRFLPAKVAVFIDFVRQSLSAMNETSGHTWARDITPLHQW, from the coding sequence ATGGATAAATTCAATTCGCTGAAAATGTTTCTCGCCGCCCATGATCATGGTTCATTCGGCGCTGCTGCCAATGCGCTGGGCACTGATCCCTCGACGATCAGCAAGTCGATTACCCGGCTTGAGGAAACCCTTGAGTATCAGTTGTTTTACCGCTCAACCCGTAAACTGCAGATTACTGAAGCAGGCAGAACGTATCTGGAAACGGTCAGGCGGGTACTGGCAGAACTGGACACCTGTGAGAACCGGCTAATCAGTGATAACGAGACGCCGTCCGGTACCCTCCGGCTGAATTTGCCCGTGTCATATGGCCGCAGCAACATTCTTCCGCTGTTACCGGCGTTCTGTCGCCAGTATCCGGATATAAAACTGCATGTGACGTTTTCCGATGAATACGTCGATATCATTGAACAGGGCATTGATATTTCAATTCGCAGCGGCACCGTTGCCGACAGCCGGCTGGTGATGCAGAAGCTCAGCCCGATGGATTTTCTCATCGTGGCAGCGCCGGATTACCTGAAAGCAAACCCGGTATCCGGGATGGATCAGCTGGCGGAACATCGCTGGATACGCTTTAAGTTTAAGCAGACCGGAAAACTGATGCCCATGTTGCTGGGCAACGGTGACAGGGTGCCGCCGGCACTGGAAAGCTGCAGCGATTATGTGGTGGACGACGGTAAGGCGCTGGTGGATTTGTCTGCTGCAGGTCTGGGGCTGATGCAAGCCCCGCATTTTGTGCTGAGAAAAGCGCTGGAGGAAGGCAGGCTGGTCACTTTGTTCCCGGCGACCGAAGCTGAAGGATTCAGTGTATGTATGCTGTATCCGAAACGGCGTTTCCTGCCCGCTAAAGTAGCGGTTTTTATTGATTTTGTACGCCAGTCTCTCAGTGCAATGAATGAGACTTCAGGGCATACCTGGGCCAGAGATATCACGCCCTTGCATCAGTGGTGA
- a CDS encoding RluA family pseudouridine synthase → MPEATSSSHVITDDFIAPACDEPIEILYQDDAILLISKPSGLLSLSGKNPLNRDSVHYRLVHGQAGITPPFPEAKLPHRLDFGTSGIMIVGLNAASSKHLNRQFQAGSVKKHYVAMLEGSVAADQGNIQAAIAKDKTLFPRVKICQSTGKAAVSEYTVLERLAAPARTLVRYTPLTGRTHQLRIHSHNIGHPILGCDLYKSETSEHMAKRLLLHASDLFVEHPVSGEQLHGQCPCPF, encoded by the coding sequence ATGCCTGAAGCCACTTCTTCCAGCCACGTAATCACCGATGATTTCATCGCACCGGCATGTGATGAACCTATCGAAATCCTATATCAGGATGATGCAATTCTGCTGATCAGCAAACCCAGCGGGCTGCTCAGCCTGTCCGGCAAAAATCCTCTAAACCGTGATTCAGTGCATTACCGGTTAGTACATGGACAGGCAGGCATAACCCCCCCGTTTCCGGAAGCCAAACTGCCACACCGGTTAGACTTCGGTACCTCAGGCATCATGATCGTTGGGCTGAATGCTGCATCATCAAAGCATCTCAACCGGCAGTTTCAGGCCGGCAGTGTTAAAAAGCATTATGTCGCCATGCTCGAAGGCAGTGTTGCAGCCGATCAGGGTAATATACAGGCTGCCATCGCTAAGGATAAAACCCTGTTCCCGCGGGTGAAAATATGCCAGAGCACAGGTAAGGCGGCCGTGAGTGAATATACAGTTTTAGAACGGCTGGCGGCCCCTGCGCGCACCTTAGTACGCTATACCCCTCTGACGGGACGTACTCACCAGTTGCGCATTCACAGCCATAATATTGGCCACCCTATTCTTGGCTGTGATTTATATAAAAGTGAAACCAGTGAGCACATGGCAAAACGTCTGCTGTTACACGCCAGTGACTTGTTTGTTGAACATCCGGTAAGCGGTGAACAGCTTCACGGTCAGTGTCCCTGCCCGTTTTAG
- the mtnK gene encoding S-methyl-5-thioribose kinase codes for MSFKQFSTDQDVINFVQTHTAVFNNSPDLTVTEIGDGNINFVYRVDDGSNSLIVKQALPYIRVIGEAWPLSQDRIRIEAKALKQSEAFSPGSVPEVYHYDAASCAIIMADIGHYQNMREALTERRPLPGVARELGELLARNLFYSSDFYLSSSAKKAMVQAFINPDLCQISEEVYFWDPFCDHERNNVNPPLAARAAQWWQDDELKQAVARLKMKFQNQAQVLLHGDLHTGSVFVDPSAENKVKIIDPEFAFVGPAGFDLGVLLANYLLNLAGQARAGGDPAERHAYQQTLLTDLNILWQSLADSFRSLAADHTQDPCLQGAAVVDAWLAELLTDSLGFAGVEMTRRTLGVAHVADVEQIEDDAARAEAQAMCLDIADLLIKHAPQFSGMPVITAAVSELSFCR; via the coding sequence ATGAGTTTTAAGCAGTTTTCCACTGATCAGGACGTCATAAATTTTGTACAGACCCACACCGCTGTGTTTAACAATAGCCCTGATCTGACGGTGACGGAGATTGGTGACGGTAATATCAATTTTGTCTACCGGGTGGATGACGGCAGTAACAGCCTGATTGTTAAACAGGCGTTGCCATACATCCGGGTTATCGGCGAAGCCTGGCCGTTATCTCAGGACCGGATCCGCATCGAAGCCAAAGCACTGAAACAGAGTGAGGCGTTCTCACCGGGAAGCGTGCCTGAGGTGTATCACTATGATGCGGCCAGCTGTGCGATCATCATGGCGGATATCGGTCATTATCAGAACATGCGTGAAGCTCTCACCGAACGCCGACCGCTGCCGGGAGTGGCCCGGGAACTGGGTGAGCTGTTAGCCCGTAACCTGTTTTACTCATCAGACTTTTATCTGAGCAGCAGTGCCAAGAAAGCCATGGTGCAGGCATTCATTAACCCGGATTTATGTCAGATCAGCGAAGAAGTGTATTTCTGGGATCCGTTCTGCGACCACGAACGCAATAACGTCAACCCGCCGCTGGCAGCCCGCGCCGCTCAGTGGTGGCAGGATGATGAACTGAAGCAGGCCGTCGCCCGGCTGAAAATGAAGTTCCAGAATCAGGCGCAGGTGCTGCTTCACGGTGATTTACATACCGGCTCGGTGTTTGTGGACCCGTCCGCGGAAAACAAAGTAAAAATCATCGATCCGGAATTCGCCTTTGTGGGCCCGGCAGGCTTTGATCTGGGGGTGCTGCTGGCAAACTATCTGCTGAATCTGGCGGGGCAGGCCCGTGCCGGCGGTGATCCTGCGGAACGTCATGCTTATCAGCAAACCCTGCTCACTGATCTGAATATCCTCTGGCAAAGCCTGGCGGATAGCTTCCGCAGTCTGGCGGCTGATCATACTCAGGACCCCTGTTTGCAGGGTGCCGCCGTTGTGGATGCCTGGCTGGCAGAATTGCTGACAGACAGCCTGGGATTTGCCGGTGTGGAGATGACCCGGCGCACGCTGGGGGTTGCTCATGTGGCGGATGTAGAACAAATCGAAGATGACGCCGCCCGGGCTGAAGCCCAGGCAATGTGTCTTGATATTGCCGATCTGCTGATTAAACACGCACCTCAGTTCAGTGGAATGCCGGTAATTACGGCCGCCGTATCTGAACTGAGTTTCTGCCGCTGA
- a CDS encoding autoinducer binding domain-containing protein → MDNTGASPHLRLLLADFVLGLEAACDVQGCFDLLARTSEALGFSGLVYTSIATGVAPLEARGPLFFRSEGFSEAFLTHYQEADFASQDFTIKRIMDDDLQTVNWWQEAAAGRLVSDEQEVIDVARYDYGMAQGLSVPLLKNDHHLAGCSVVSEDNSEAFGRLLDERLAMLKTILRLFHDRMYANPEFQTQLYLPLLQQLNDTERTVLRFLASGLPLKSIEAAAGISPSYAGNVRTVLFRKLGVKNVSELAYIVGLHRILELL, encoded by the coding sequence ATGGATAACACCGGAGCTTCCCCTCATTTAAGGCTTTTGCTGGCGGATTTTGTCCTCGGGCTTGAGGCTGCCTGCGATGTTCAGGGCTGTTTCGATCTGCTGGCCAGGACCAGTGAGGCGCTGGGCTTTTCCGGGCTGGTCTATACGTCTATCGCCACCGGAGTAGCACCCCTTGAGGCTCGTGGCCCACTGTTTTTCCGCTCCGAAGGCTTCAGTGAGGCTTTCCTGACACATTATCAGGAAGCGGATTTTGCCAGTCAGGACTTCACCATTAAGCGCATTATGGATGATGACCTGCAGACGGTGAACTGGTGGCAGGAAGCGGCGGCAGGGCGGCTGGTTTCCGATGAGCAGGAAGTCATTGACGTAGCCCGTTACGATTACGGCATGGCACAGGGGTTATCGGTGCCGCTGCTGAAAAATGATCACCATCTGGCGGGCTGCAGTGTGGTCAGTGAAGACAACAGCGAAGCATTCGGCCGGTTACTTGATGAGCGGCTGGCGATGCTTAAAACCATCCTCCGGCTGTTTCATGACCGGATGTATGCCAATCCTGAGTTTCAGACACAGTTGTACCTCCCGCTGTTACAACAACTGAACGACACAGAACGCACGGTGTTGCGGTTTCTGGCTAGCGGTCTGCCGCTTAAGTCTATCGAGGCTGCGGCGGGTATCAGCCCCAGTTATGCAGGCAATGTTCGCACGGTACTGTTTCGTAAGCTGGGCGTTAAGAATGTCTCTGAGCTGGCGTACATTGTCGGGCTTCACCGGATTCTTGAATTGCTGTGA